The genomic DNA TTCATGGGCCTTGTCCCCAGGGGACAGCTCATGGCATCTCCGTCTACATTGGGAATCCTCGTATCCCTTCAGAGACATCTCATGATGTCCCCATATCTCTTGAGGAGTCCCCTTCTCCCCTAAGGACATCTCACGGTGTCCCCACATCCCTTGGGGTGTCCCAGTGTGCTCTGGGGACACCTCAAAttgtctctttttcctccctaagGACCCCTCACCCCATCCCCATTTCCCCACACTCTGTCCCTATGTCCCTTCATCCCCTCCCCACATCCCCTTGCACTGTCCCTTCGCTCCATCCCCGCGTGCCCCGGGGACCCCATACCCTGTTCTCTATCCAGAAGCAGAAGGCTCAGCTCCTGGGTACCCCTTACCCCACCCCTTTCTCCCCAGACCAGAAGCAGCAGGCgcagctcctggagcagcagcagaaggcgACGGCGGAGCGCGAACGGCAGCTGGAGGCGCTGCTGGCGGACGAGCGCAGCAGCTACGAGCAGAACCTGCAAGCACTGGAGGCCAAGATGCAGGCGGAGGCGGCGAGCATTCAGCAGGAGCTGAACCGGGCGCTGGAGGCGAAGCTACGGGAGCACAACGAGCTGCTGCAGCGCGGCTTCAGAGAGCGGGCGGCGCTGATGGAGCAGGAGGTGGCGGCGCTGCGGCGGGAGATGAACACCACCAACAACCAGGAGCTGGCGGCCAACGCCCTCGACGCCGTGCGCGCCGCCTGCGACCTCGCCAGCGTGGTAAAGATGACCAGAGCGTTACGGGGTACAGCGGTGTAAGCTACTGCACACCAATCAACCTCCGCCCGCCCCTGCTCGGCGGCCAAATAAAGCgctcctcccgcagccccgctACCCGCGCTCCTCTCTTGCGACGCTTCCGGCGCGATGACGTCATAACCTGGGCGACCGGACCCATCCGCGCCCCCTTGCGGCCGTACCGCGGCGCGGCGCTGGGAGGGAAGGAACGAGGGAAGGAGCGAAACCTCGCGGCAGGGGATTGGGTGGGGCGATCTCGCGAGAGGGTGGGTTTTCCGGCTTCTTCCGGCTGGCGGTCGTGGTACTCACTTCCGGGTGTTGCGTGTGTGCGGGTGGCAGTGAGGTGAGAGAGGGCGCTCGGAGCGTCCCTGGGCCAGAAGCGCCTAGGAGAGCGACTAGGTTTGGGGACCGAGGCCTAAGCGCCAGGTCCAGGGCTCGGAACCAGGGCCAGGGAACGAGAGTCAGAACCGGGGACCACGGCCAGGCCTTGGGCCAGAGATCAGGGCCCCAGTTCCGACACCAGGCCCTAAGCCTGGGAATCGGGACTCACGGTCAGGGGCTGAGATCCAGAGACCGGACCTAGGGCCCAGGAACCGACCCCGGGGAGCAGGCAGTTAGGCTAGGAAGTGAGGACCAGCCCTGGAAACTAGGCCCAGAGCCCAGGGTTGGGCCTAGGAGAGCGACTAGGTTTGGGGACTGAGGCACAGGGACCGAGGTCCAGGGCTCGGAACGTGCTCCTACAAGTCAGCCATAAGACAGAGCCCAGGGACCAGCACAGAGCCACACCAAGTgactgcttttgttgttgtaagAACACAAGTAAGCGGTAACTTCCATAACAAGGCAAGCACCAGATGCACACCAAAGCAGGAGGCAACAAGGCTCCCAGCCCTTCCTGGCTCCCAGTCCCAGTCACTGTGGAAAACTGGATCCTTTGAAAACTCTTCATCTTTCACTTATCTACTCTAACCTGAGCTGGAGCCCGCTTTGTGCCTGTAATGCAATGGGATGCGCCacaaggcagcagagcagcaagatcccaggctgCAGTGAGTGAGGATCTGCTCACACCCAACAGCAGTGGGTACAGAAGTAAGGGAAAAAGGCTGCTTACCTCAGAAGGCCTGTAAGGTCCTCgggtaggcagggatctccagatgAGATACCATTATCTCtgctgccaacccttaaatgacgtttgggaagggatggatcctggctccaccccttctagTGACTCTGGCGCATTACTTCATTACTTGCATCTaagctcccctgggttggccctgcttTCTTATGAGGTGAtcagtcactggttcaagccatgacttaaCATTTCCCCTACAGTCCCATAGGGTGCTGTAAGGCACTTAATGAATCCAGAGGAAGAGTAAGCCAAAAgtaagaaaggggaaagggaaagctgGGATTAAGAGTGGGAAGGCAACGGGCATTGGCTTGGTTTCCCCTTAATCCCCCAGTCTTGGAATCGTGAAAATTGGCAAATCTGTTTCCCTCTACTTTAACTACTGGATCACAATACAGATATTCTTTTGCAAGTTTCAAAGGAGCTATCCGGAATTGGTCTGGATGTCAATTGGATCAGATCTGCACATAGGAATTTCCCAGGAACTACAGGCTCGGGGTGCAGAAGGCACCAGCACCCATGAGAAACACAAAGTCTTCAGCATCCTGGAGAGCACTGCCAGGAGACAAACCCTGTCCCAAACACAGAAGTGTCCTGCTAGCTTCTGCTCCAGGCCTTACCTTCACCGCTCTGCGCGGCAGGTGCCTTGGCCCTGTGGCCATCCCAGAAGAAACGCAGGGCAGCAATGAGCCGGTGCAGGAAGCACACCATGTACTCTGGTGGGCACAACACAGTCAAGTTCTAGGGCAACAATGAGAGTTGAGCCATTAGGGCAGCTGTGAAGGTGCTGCTTAGTCCCGGTGGCCACAAGGGCCAGGCAGAAACTTCCTGTTCTCATTCTTGCTCAAAGCACATGCACCCATTTGCAAAGAGCACCTCTAGTTTCCAGCACTGGGATGGAGCCCAGCCCTGACAGCATGTAGCTGCTTCCACCGCTGTAAAATCCCTGGCTCTACAATAACAAGCTGGTCTGACAGAGGAGGATGGATAGCACTTGTTCCACCACTGAAGATGGGCTGCTCATTAACACAGACAGGCAGGTGAGGAAAGGGTTTCCTGCAATAGCACATCCCCACCTTCCCTAGCTGCAGGCCATCAGCCTGAGCCAAGGCCAGAAGAGTGGTGCTCACCCAGGTGGTGAAGGGGATGCCAAAACCAGCAGGAAAACTGAGTGCTTCACAGCCACACTTGAGAGATTTCAGCAGGATATCTGACTTACACCCAAGGCTGCTCCCAAGGATAGTTTTCCACCTAAATCACTGCACAGGACCTGGGTAAGTTCCCTGGTTTCTAGCCTCAGATCTCCTTGCTCCTCCCAAGAGGCTGCTATATTTAGGTATCAGTTGTTCATCTGCTGGAAGCAACTCAGCCAAAATGGCAAGAGCTCCCACCACGAGGGTACCGGAGAGCTCCAGGTCTCAGCTTTCACACAGGAAGGCAGCTGGCAATGCTTCTACTGTGCTAGAGGTCCAGTATGACTGAAAGCTCtcccaggaggatctgctctatGATCTTTCCAAGCATAGGGGTGAAACTCAATGGCCTGGAGTTCTTCCCCTTCCTATAAATGGCAGTGatgtttgcctttttccagtctCTGGGGACCTCACCTGACAGTCACGACTTttcaaagatgatggagagcagtTCAGCAACCGCATCAGCCTGCTCCCTCCagaccaaacagcagcagcGGGGCAGCTGCTATCACCATTGGCCCCGTTCCCTGCGTGGAGAGCACAGTGATGCTGTTGTGCAGTGGTGCAGGCATGCTGTGGTTGTACCGTGGTGTTGTGTGCATTTGTGGTGGTACTGGCAGATTTTGGCTGCAGCATTGGAGGTACTGCGTTGTGGTGCTGCTATACTGTGGCTGTACTGTGGAAGTGTGTGGGGGTACAGGTGCATTGTGGATGCAACATGACAGAATTGTGTTGTGGGAATGAGGTATTGGGTGGTGTTAGTGTCACGTTGTGTCTGTACCATGGAGGTGCTGTGCACAGCTATCGAGGCACTGTGGCTGCACCACCGCACTGTGAGGCGTTACCAGTACTGCTCCATGTCCCAAGGGAGCACGGGGCACTGACGCAGGAGTGCTTCAGGCCTGAGGCAACGCTGCTGCATGCTGTAGATGGAGTAGCTGCGGGAGGAGAAGCACTGCATCCAGCAGCCATGGGCTTTGTGGGTGCCCTGTTGTGCTGTTTCTGCCCAGAGTAGCCAGCCAGGTGTCAGGCATTGCCAGCAAagtgctgctgcatgctggaGCTCTTTCCCCCTCCAGCAGTCCCTGTAGTCAACGCACTGCCACGGTCCAGGCACCTGGAGTTCGGGGAAGTGAGCAGTGTTCcgggaaaggaaaacaaaataaaggaaaacaaacgGCGACAGGTGGTGGGacggggggaggagggggcgtGGCTTTAATATAAATTGCAGTCTCCAGTCTGCACTCACAGCAGACGGCAGCACAACCATGGATGCTCCGGTGCTCCCGATGCCAGCCCCGCTCTGCCTGGTGAACAACAAGGATGGCAAGCTGTCCCTCGACCCCACAGCACTGGAAGTGCTGCGTGGCGTCACCCAGCCCCTGGTGGTGGTGGCCATCGCCGGGCTGTACCGCACCGGGAAGTCCTTCCTGATGAACCGGCTGGCACAGAAGCGCACAGGTGAGCCGAGGGGGAAACCTCATGCATTTTGCGGGGCATTTTGTGGGACATTTAGTGGGATTTCTGAGAGCTCACTCCCCCCAGGCTTCCCACTGGGCCCCACGGTGCATGCGGAGACCAAGGGCATCTGGATGTGGTGCGTACCCCACCCGCGCCGGCCTGGCGTGATGTTGTTGCTGCTGGACACTGAGGGGCTGGGAGACCCCAACAAGGTGAGTGCAGGGGCAGGGGGCTCCCAGACCCCCCGTAGGACCGGAGCCCCCAGTAACCCAGATACGTGTGCAGGATGACGATGACAGCGATGCCTGGATCTTCACGCTGgcgctgctgctctccagcacccTGGTGTACAACAGCGTGGGCACCATCGACCAGCGGGCGCTGGAGCAGCTGCGGTACGGGGATGTCTGGGAGGGTGGTGACGGGGTGACAGTGGTTATGCAGTGACAACACTGATGGGTGGTGTGGGTCCCACAGGCTGGTAACGGAGCTGACAAAGCACGTGCGCGTGCAGGAGGAGGATGACAACCCAGCATCCAACTTTGTCCGCATCTTCCCTGGCTTCGTCTGGACCGTGCGTGACTTCACGCTGCAGCTGCGGGCCGGTGAGAAGACCATGAGCGAGGACGAGTACCTGGAGGACATGCTGCGACTGCAGACCGGTATGGCCACCAGCGTGTGTCCCCACATGTCAGCGTGCGTATCCGCAGTCGCTGGGACTGTGCTAACAGTGGCAATGCAGGGAACGGGCACAGGGCCCAGGAGCGCAATGAGCTGCGGCACTGCCTGCGCAACTTCTTCCCCCGCCGCAAGCTGTTCACGCTGGAGCGACCGGCGGCTGACGCAGATCTGTCGCGGCTGGAGGAGCTGCGGGAGGACGAGCTACGGCCGGGCTTCCGGAAACAGGTGGACGCCTTCTGCCGGTACATCTGGGAGGAGGCACCGGTGAAGGTGTTGCCGGGTGGGCACCAGGTGACGGGCAGCGGTGAGTGCTGGTAGCGTGAGAATGGGTGGCACGTGGGGGGCCCGTGCAGGTGACCAGGGGACATGTGTGGGAGTGACACGTGCGGGTGACCATCACCTCTCACAGTGCTGGCGGGCCTGGTGGAGAAATACGTGGCGGCCATAACCAGCGGTGATGTGCCCTGCGTGGAGAGCGCAGTGACAGCGCTGGCACGGGCCGAGAACACCGCAGCAGTGGAGGCGGCAGTGGCCGAGTACCAGCGAGGCATGGAGCAGGGCCTGGTGCTGCCCACGGCCTCCTATGACATGCTGGTGGCCGTGCATCGGGACTGGGAGCAACGCGCCATCGCCCTCTTCCTGTCCCGTGCCTTTGCCGACAATGNNNNNNNNNNNNNNNNNNNNNNNNNNNNNNNNNNNNNNNNNNNNNNNNNNNNNNNNNNNNNNNNNNNNNNNNNNNNNNNNNNNNNNNNNNNNNNNNNNNNNNNNNNNNNNNNNNNNNNNNNNNNNNNNNNNNNNNNNNNNNNNNNNNNNNNNNNNNNNNNNNNNNNNNNNNNNNNNNNNNNNNNNNNNNNNNNNNNNNNNNNNNNNNNNNNNNNNNNNNNNNNNNNNNNNNNNNNNNNNNNNNNNNNNNNNNNNNNNNNNNNNNNNNNNNNNNNNNNNNNNNNNNNNNNNNNNNNNNNNNNNNNNNNNNNNNNNNNNNNNNNNTGGAACTGTGCCTCACGGTTGCACGGTCAGGCGGAGGCGGTGCTGGAGGTGTTCCTGCGGGAGCGCGAGGGGCTGGCACAGGTGTTGAAGGccactgagctgcagctggagctggcggAGCGGCAGCGGGAGGCAGCAGCGGCCGAGGCAGCAGCGGCCCAGAAGGCGGCAGAGGCGCGGCTGGAGGAGCAGCGGCGCAGCATGGAGGAGCACATGCGTcagatggagcagcagctgaaggaggagcTGCGTGCatggctggaggagcagcagcgtGTGCTGGAGCACCAGAAGAAGGTGAGTGCTGTGATGGTTTTGTGACTGTACCATGGAGGTGTTGTGTGGTGGTTCCAGCACATTCTGGCTGTGCAATGGCGTTGTGTGCTGCTACTCACACTTCTCCCTGTCCCACAGGAGTATGAGgcgctgctgcaggagggcttcAAGCATGAGGCAGCAGCCACGCAAGAGCGGATcacagagctggagaaggaaaagaagaaaatgatggtgGGCACGTGGGCTAGCGCAGCTCTGAGCTTGCTGAGCTTGGTAGCACCATTTGTGCCTGGTGCAGTAGGATTGATGCTGAAGTTTGCCACCAAACTTAGGCTGTAATCTGTCCCCCAGCAGCTGTCCCTGCAATAAATCTAGTGGCAATACCGAGGTGTTatcattttggaaaagcagagtGCTCCATTCCAGGAGagcaaaggaagcagcagcagagggtgGACTGGCGGGGCTGGATGTACTTTCTCTTTCAGTTCCTGAGCTGTGATTACTCCAgtcaagtcatagaatcatagaatcacaggatcatatGTGGGTAGtatttgatggacagtgggcGTATTTATTGCTCGAGTAAtccctggagtgtccttggaggcctgagacgaggaacagctgctgtgttgcaaggttGAACAGCTAcgcctccaggttgtgctttacgGGACTGCTAACCACTGTCCAACTGCTagaatgcctatgtgatgatatccgctgtccaattagcagtgttgtagcgcgcgacgcctacctgatgctctGTAAATGTTGTCGAATTGCAATAAATTTAGCACTACgcgataaccatattggtacagcggGTGACTTCGGCGTGCGCATTGCAACAATCATAGAAAggtttgggttgcaagggaTCTCAGTGACCATCCACTTCCAACCTCTCTGCTCCATGTTGGTTGCCCACCGcaagctcaggctgctcaggtgTGGAAgacaactgtttttctttggctcaaagcttgcttcctGAAGCCTTTTTCGTGATAAGAATCAATCTGACAACTGCGAGTTATCTAGGGGGGTGAGTGGTGGGTGTTACTGTGCCACAATACTTCTGCTCatgattgtaaagataagcagaatCGGGACAAGCAGTCTTTTTCAGGGGTGcagcttgaaggagctgaccactgcaaaaggcaATAATGCTTCTGCATAGCAACaaaggcaccactccctgctggcttatctgttgggccagaTGTGTCACGCTAACagagagcaaaaagaagaagaaaaaaaactgtgaacCAGGGGATAAAAGATCCCCACTGAACTAAGAACTTTGGAGAGGAACtcccagaaagaagaaactttggagaaaaagaactcccaaagaaaagaaacctttggcAGAGGAATTccctaggagaaaaaaaaacacttaggAAAGAATCCCCCCGGGCCCTGCTTGCTGcaaagcttcctggctttcttcCATCCCTTGTGGTGATTGGAGGAGTTCCTGAGATCAATGGAGGCACTACGAACAACGCTGGACCCACGGTGGTGACagtctctctcttgctttctacaaggactcattgcttttatttcctatcccTTTCCTATTGCCCatcttccccatctccctgaccaactaggatttgtaataaactggtcgtGCTAACCCAACCCATTTattgacccgttgtgtcttaatcttgccATCGGGTAGAGATATGTAAAAAGAACCTCCTATCCCTCCTATAAGTTGGAGAGAGACACCAGGGCCtctccatggccttgggcacctccagggatggggcacaaacagctctgggcagtagtgccagcacctcaccaccctcggagtgaaaaacttcctcctcatATCTCACCTAAATCTgtcctcttttaatttaaaacctttCTCCCCTGACCAGTCACTATCATACcctgtaaaaagtcactctccctcctgcttataagtgCCCTTCAAGTAATGGAAGGCCTCAGTgaggtgtccccagagccttctcttccccaggctgatcACCCTCAGCTCCCTCCACCTGTCTTTGTAGAAGAAGAGGTGCgtcagccctctgagcatcttcctGGTCCTCTCTGGGCCTGCTGCAAGAACTCCAAATCATTCTTGTGTTGGGGGTCAAGACCTtgatggggcctcatgagggcagagcgCACCTCCCTGTCCGCTGCCCTCCTCCTTTGATGCAAACCTGGAcactgttggccttcctggGCTGCAAGTGTGCAATGCTGGCTTGTGTCCAgcttttgtccaccaggacacccaagtCCTTACCTTAGGGCTGCGCTCATGGAgttacaatcatagaatcatagaatcaccaaggttgcaaaagacctacaagatcatccagaccaaccatccacctaccaccaatataaccccactaaacctTGTCCCTCAACACTATGtgtaaatgttccttgaacacctccagggtcggtgactccaccacctccctggtcagcccattccagcgcaAGACATATTTCCTCTGGTGCAACCTGCGttcattcccccttgtcctgtcactagttataagagagaagaggccaacccccagctcaacacaacctcccttcaggtagttgtagagaccgataaggtctcccctgagcctcctcttctccacgctgaacaaccccagctccctcagccgctcctcataaggcctgtgctccagacccctcaccagcttcgttgcccacctctgaacacgctccagagcctctatgtctttcttgtacctcctttgtccaccagtgccatcactccatcacagaaggacACCAGAGGGCTCAGGCACCagctgcccttggtgaagccgtgctggctgtctcgggTCACCTGGTCATCACTCATGTTCCTTAACACATCATCCAGGACagtctgctccatgatcttgccaggcagaGAGCTGAGGCTCTCCGGGTTGGagttccccaggtcctccttcctccccttcctaTAAATGGCAGTGatgtttgcctttttccagtctCTGGGAAGAGACCTCACCTGACAGTCACAAGTTttcaaagatgatggagagcggctcagcaaccgcatcagccagctccctccagaccaaacagcagcagcGGGGCAGCTGCTATCACCATTGGCCCCGTGCCCTGCGTGGAGAGCACAGTGATGCTGTTGTGCAGTGGTGCAGGCATGCTGTGGCAGTACCGTGGTGTTGTGTGGTTGTGTGGTGGTACTGGCACATTTTGGGTGCAGCATTGGAGGTACTGCGCACTGTGGCAGTACAGTGGACGGGTTGTGTGGGTACAGGTGCACTGCGATTACAACGTGACAGTGCTGTGTTGTGGGAATGGGGTGTTGGGTGGTGTTAGTGTCTCACATTGTGGCTGTACCGTGGTGTTGATGGGTGGTGGTACTGGCACATTGTGGCTGGACAGTGGAGGTGCTGTGCACAGCTATCGGGGCACTGTGGCTAGACCACGGCACTGAGGCAGAACTAACACCACTCCATGTCCCACAGGAGCACGGGGCACTGATGCAGGAGTACTTCAGGCCTGAGGCAACGGTGCTGCAGCTGTAGATGgagtggctgcaggaggagaagcacTGCATCCAGCAGATGTGGGCCTTGTGTGCACCCTGGTTGCGCTCTTCCCACCCAGATTGGGCAGCCAGGTGCCAGGCATTatcagcacactgctgcagcGTGCTGGAGCTCTCCGATGGAACTGTGCCTCACGGTTGCACGGTCAGGCGGAGGCGGTGCTGGAGGTGTTCCTGCGGGAGCGCGAGGGGCTGGCACAGGTGTTGGAGGccactgagctgcagctggagctggcggAGCGGCAGCGGGAGGCAGCAGCGGCCGAGGCAGCAGCGGCCCAGAAGGCGGCAGAGGCGCGGCTGGAGGAGCAGCGGGGCAGCATGGAGGAGCACACATGTCAGCTGGAGCAGCGTCTGAAGGCACAGCAGCGTGTGTGGCTgaaggagcaggagctgtggcTTGTGGCTGTGAAGGTgatcacagcacagcagcaagagGCAGCCACAGCataggcagcagcagcccagaagGCGGCAGAGGCGCGGCTGGAGGAGCACATGTGACATCTGGATCAGAGGCTGAAGGAGGAGCAGCATGCGTGGCTGGAGGAACAGGAGCATGTGCGGGAGCACCACAAGATGGCAATCACTGTGACGGTGTTATATGGCAGTGCTGGCATGTTATGGCAGTACCGTATGATTGTGAGGATGTGTGGTAGTTCCAGCTCATTGTAGCTTCACCATGGTCCTGTGTGGCTGTACCAGGAAGGTGTCTAGTGGTGCTGGCACGTTGTGCATGTACCACAGAATTGTTGGGTGGTGATACCAGCACACTGTGTCTGCATTAAGATGCTGGGTGGTGGTGCTGTTGCATTGTGGCTGCACCGTGGCAGCACTGTGTGGTGGCAGCAACCCCACTCCCTATTCCACAGGAGCATGAGGCACTGATGAAGGAGGGCTTCAGATGCATGGTAGTGGCAATGCAGCAGATGGTTGAGCAGATGCAcgaggagaagaaggaaatggagATCTCCTCATTAAGCTGCATGGTTTTGAACGTCCTGAGCAATCTGCTCAGGGCTCTTGAACTCGTCCTGTCAGACAGTGACAGTGAAGAGGAGGACAGCGATGAGGAAGTGATGTGTAGCCTTGTCCCCTGACAGCTGACCATGCAATAAATTCTGTGACACTTTCAAGCTGATGTCATTTTGGGGCAGCGTGGGGCCCTTTGTGGGTAAagcaaaggaagcagcagcagagaatgtGTCCGGGGGAGCTGGGTGTGCTTTCCCtttcagtgctggcagcagcatggcCGTGGAGGCTCTGGTGCCTCCGATGCCCGCCCCGCTCTGCCTGGTGCACAGTGACAGCACGCTGCCTCTCAACCCCGCAGCGCTGGTGGTGCAGCACGGTGTCACCCAGCCCCTGGGGGAGGTGTCCATCACCGAGCGCTACCGTAGTGGAAGTCCTTCACGTTGTTTGGGAGGGCGGCAGTGCAGTGACGACAGTGATGTGAAGAGAATGGTGATGTGGTGACAACAGCTTGATCTGGGCCATGCTCGACCTGACACTGCGGCTGCAGGCGGGTGAGCAGCACATGAGCGAGGAGGAGTACCTGGAGGATACACAGCACCTGTGACCTGGTTCAGCCGTCACCACTTGTCCCTGCATGTCACTGTGTGTCCCTGTGGGCAGAGGTGCCGTGCTGATGGTGGCAATGCAGAGCACAGGTGTACAGTGAAGAGCAACgagctgctgcactgccagCACAACTTCTTCCCCCGCCGCAAGCTGCTCGTGCTGGAGCAGCCGGCAGCCGATGTGGCGCTGGCGGTGTTGGAGGAGCTGTGAGGGATGCACAGGCCGAGGAGGTGCTGGATGAGTTCCTGGCAGGACGCCGGGCAGAGGCGGAGGCAGTGCTGAAGGCAGACAACGCACTGAGCGAGGCCGAGAAGCAGCTGGAGGGTGAGCGGTGCACTCGGTGTCATCCCTTCTCCCCTTCGCCCGTCACCCATCCCTGTGTCCTCTAGGGACAAGGGACACCTTGTATTATCCTCTGGGGACATCTCACAGTGT from Numida meleagris isolate 19003 breed g44 Domestic line unplaced genomic scaffold, NumMel1.0 unplaced_Scaffold930, whole genome shotgun sequence includes the following:
- the LOC110392078 gene encoding guanylate-binding protein 1-like (The sequence of the model RefSeq protein was modified relative to this genomic sequence to represent the inferred CDS: added 706 bases not found in genome assembly), producing MDAPVLPMPAPLCLVNNKDGKLSLDPTALEVLRGVTQPLVVVAIAGLYRTGKSFLMNRLAQKRTGFPLGPTVHAETKGIWMWCVPHPRRPGVMLLLLDTEGLGDPNKDDDDSDAWIFTLALLLSSTLVYNSVGTIDQRALEQLRLVTELTKHVRVQEEDDNPASNFVRIFPGFVWTVRDFTLQLRAGEKTMSEDEYLEDMLRLQTGNGHRAQERNELRHCLRNFFPRRKLFTLERPAADADLSRLEELREDELRPGFRKQVDAFCRYIWEEAPVKVLPGGHQVTGSVLAGLVEKYVAAITSGDVPCVESAVTALARAENTAAVEAAVAEYQRGMEQGLVLPTASYDMLVAVHRDWEQRAIALFLSRAFADNGRQYHAELVRKLEAAKEEFCRRNEEASEQRCRAVLRELWQDVEQRLQRGDYAAPGGAQMFQDDLGHVLEKYQWWPEKGVKADAVLEVFLREREPLAQALQATDAHLMMMERERKAAAAKEAAAREAEVARLKEQQRSLEEHSRQLEQRLREEQRLRLEEQDRMLEHRLKEHRALVEEGYKRDAEAMRRQIDRLREEKKRIEKPSWISSAVDLLGSVASLFLPGVFGKVAGLVTNVVKRIF